A section of the Leptotrichia buccalis C-1013-b genome encodes:
- the rplK gene encoding 50S ribosomal protein L11 — translation MAKEVIGKIKLQLEAGKANPAPPVGPALGQHGVNIAEFCKSFNAQTQDKMGFVIPVEITVYADRSFTFVLKTPPASDLLKKAAKVQKGAGNSIKEVAGTITKAQLQEIAETKMPDLNAGTVEAAMNIIAGTARSMGIKISE, via the coding sequence ATGGCTAAAGAAGTAATCGGAAAGATTAAATTACAATTAGAAGCAGGGAAAGCGAATCCTGCACCACCAGTAGGGCCTGCATTGGGGCAACATGGAGTAAATATTGCAGAATTCTGTAAATCATTTAACGCACAAACACAAGATAAGATGGGATTTGTGATTCCAGTAGAAATTACTGTTTATGCAGATAGAAGTTTTACATTCGTTTTAAAAACACCACCTGCATCAGATTTATTAAAAAAAGCAGCTAAAGTTCAAAAAGGTGCTGGAAACTCTATAAAAGAAGTTGCTGGAACTATAACTAAAGCTCAATTACAAGAAATTGCAGAAACTAAAATGCCAGATTTAAACGCTGGAACAGTTGAAGCAGCTATGAACATTATTGCAGGAACTGCAAGAAGTATGGGAATTAAAATTTCTGAATAA
- the glgP gene encoding glycogen/starch/alpha-glucan family phosphorylase, which yields MNYNFTDFLQKRNEKKISEMTNQEIYYKLLEYVKERADEKTANNSKKKIYYISAEFLIGKLLSNNLINLGIYKEVREELKAAGKNLSHVEEVETEPSLGNGGLGRLASCFIDSMSTLGINGEGVGLNYHCGLFKQVFKNNEQKAEANYWIEDQSWLRDTNIGYEVKFKNFSLHSKLKRIDILGYEKDTKNYLNLFDIESIDYNLIENGISFDEENVEKNLTLFLYPDDSTKKGELLRIYQQYFMVSNAARLIIAEATEKGSNIHDLADYAFVQINDTHPSMVIPELIRIMTEEHNISFEEATEIVTKMTGYTNHTILAEALEKWPLDYLEEVVPNIVEIIKKLDKVIKAKYSDEKVQIIDGQNRVHMANMDIHFSSSVNGVAYLHTEILKNSELKEFYEIYPNKFNNKTNGITFRRWLESCNEDLADYLKELIGTGYLTDAENLKELLKYVDDKNVYEKLSQIKHENKIKLKKYLQHTQGIVIDENSIIDTQIKRFHEYKRQQMNALYVIKKYLDIKNGKLPERKITVLFGGKAAPAYIIAQDIIHLILCLSEIINNDPEVNKYLNVYLVENYNVGLAEKIIPATDISEQISLASKEASGTGNMKFMLNGALTLGTMDGANVEIHELVGDDNIYIFGKNSDDIIELYETSGYVSKDYYTQDGIKEVVDFITSDELIKVGNKERLERLQNELINKDWFMTLIDFEDYYNTKERMFKDYENKDLWYKKVINNIAKAGFFSSDRTIAQYENEIWKTK from the coding sequence GTGAACTACAATTTTACAGATTTTTTACAAAAAAGAAATGAAAAAAAAATAAGTGAAATGACAAATCAAGAAATTTACTATAAATTACTTGAATATGTTAAAGAAAGAGCAGATGAAAAAACTGCAAATAATTCTAAAAAGAAAATATACTACATTTCTGCAGAATTTTTAATTGGGAAATTATTGTCAAATAATTTGATTAATTTAGGAATTTATAAAGAAGTTAGGGAAGAATTAAAGGCGGCAGGGAAAAACTTAAGCCACGTTGAAGAAGTGGAAACTGAACCTTCATTAGGAAACGGTGGACTTGGAAGACTTGCTTCATGCTTTATTGATTCAATGTCAACTTTAGGAATCAATGGAGAAGGAGTTGGACTTAACTATCACTGCGGACTGTTCAAACAAGTTTTCAAAAACAATGAGCAAAAAGCTGAGGCAAACTACTGGATAGAAGACCAAAGCTGGCTAAGAGATACAAATATTGGATATGAAGTGAAATTCAAAAACTTCAGTTTACATTCAAAATTAAAAAGAATTGATATTTTAGGGTATGAAAAAGATACAAAAAATTACTTGAATTTATTCGATATTGAAAGTATTGACTACAATTTAATAGAAAATGGAATATCATTCGATGAAGAAAATGTTGAAAAAAATTTAACATTATTCCTATATCCTGACGACAGTACAAAAAAAGGGGAATTGTTACGTATCTACCAACAATATTTCATGGTATCAAATGCGGCAAGATTGATTATTGCTGAAGCAACTGAAAAAGGAAGCAATATTCACGATTTAGCAGATTATGCATTTGTTCAAATTAACGATACACACCCAAGTATGGTAATTCCTGAATTAATCCGTATTATGACAGAAGAGCATAATATTTCTTTTGAAGAAGCAACAGAAATTGTAACAAAAATGACAGGATATACAAATCATACAATTTTGGCAGAAGCATTGGAAAAATGGCCTCTAGACTATCTTGAAGAAGTTGTGCCGAACATTGTTGAAATTATAAAAAAATTGGATAAAGTTATAAAAGCTAAATATTCAGATGAAAAAGTACAAATTATTGATGGACAAAACAGAGTTCACATGGCAAATATGGATATTCATTTTTCTTCAAGTGTAAACGGAGTTGCTTATTTGCATACTGAAATCTTGAAAAATAGTGAACTTAAAGAATTTTATGAAATTTATCCAAACAAATTTAATAATAAAACAAATGGTATTACATTCAGAAGATGGCTTGAAAGTTGTAACGAAGACTTGGCAGATTACTTGAAAGAATTAATTGGTACAGGATACTTGACAGATGCTGAAAATCTAAAAGAACTTTTAAAATATGTTGATGATAAAAATGTTTATGAAAAATTATCACAAATCAAACACGAAAATAAAATTAAATTGAAAAAATACTTACAGCATACACAAGGAATCGTTATTGATGAAAACAGTATCATTGATACTCAAATTAAGAGATTCCACGAATATAAACGTCAACAAATGAACGCTTTGTATGTAATTAAAAAATATTTAGACATTAAAAATGGAAAATTACCAGAAAGAAAGATAACAGTATTATTTGGTGGAAAAGCTGCGCCAGCCTACATCATTGCTCAAGACATAATCCACTTAATACTTTGTCTATCGGAAATAATAAACAATGACCCAGAAGTAAACAAATACTTAAATGTTTACCTAGTTGAAAACTACAATGTAGGATTAGCTGAAAAAATTATTCCAGCAACAGATATTTCTGAGCAAATCTCACTTGCCTCAAAAGAAGCCAGTGGAACTGGAAATATGAAATTTATGCTAAATGGAGCATTGACTCTTGGAACAATGGATGGAGCAAATGTGGAGATTCACGAACTTGTAGGTGACGATAATATCTATATTTTCGGAAAAAACAGTGATGATATAATAGAATTATACGAAACTTCAGGTTATGTTTCAAAAGATTACTACACTCAAGATGGAATAAAAGAAGTAGTTGATTTCATAACTTCTGATGAATTAATAAAAGTAGGAAACAAAGAAAGATTGGAAAGACTTCAAAATGAACTTATAAATAAAGACTGGTTTATGACATTAATAGACTTTGAAGATTACTACAACACAAAAGAAAGAATGTTTAAAGACTACGAAAATAAAGACTTGTGGTACAAAAAAGTAATAAACAACATAGCAAAAGCAGGATTCTTCTCATCAGACAGAACAATCGCACAATATGAAAATGAAATCTGGAAAACTAAATAA
- a CDS encoding transketolase family protein, translating to MEKKSTRVAYGEALVKLGKMNEDIVVLEADLSKSTMTAYFQKEFPERHINLGIAEADMIVTAAGFATTGKIAFASTFAHFAAGRAFDQIRNSVAYPQLNVKICPTHAGISLGEDGGSHQSVEDVALMRAIPGMVVLSPADAVETEKMIFAVAEYEGPVYVRLGRLNIPVLFDENYKFEIGKAVTLREGNDVAILATGLMVLEALEATKLLEEKGVKARVINVSTIKPLDKETVLKAAKECKFIVTSEEHSVIGGLGSAVSEYLSEVHPTKVIKHGIQDIFGQSADGETMLTNYGLRAKDIAETVLKNL from the coding sequence ATGGAAAAAAAATCAACTAGAGTGGCTTACGGAGAAGCGTTAGTTAAATTGGGAAAAATGAATGAGGACATAGTAGTATTAGAAGCAGATTTGTCAAAATCAACAATGACTGCATATTTTCAAAAGGAATTTCCAGAAAGACATATAAATTTAGGAATTGCGGAAGCTGATATGATTGTTACAGCTGCAGGATTTGCAACAACAGGGAAAATAGCTTTTGCATCAACTTTTGCTCATTTTGCCGCAGGTCGTGCTTTTGATCAAATCAGAAATTCAGTAGCATATCCACAATTAAATGTAAAAATTTGCCCAACTCACGCAGGAATTTCGCTGGGAGAAGATGGAGGCTCACACCAGTCAGTTGAAGATGTGGCTTTAATGCGTGCAATTCCGGGAATGGTCGTATTATCTCCAGCAGATGCGGTTGAAACGGAAAAAATGATTTTTGCTGTAGCTGAATATGAAGGACCTGTTTATGTAAGATTGGGAAGATTGAATATTCCAGTATTATTTGATGAAAATTATAAGTTTGAAATAGGAAAAGCAGTGACTTTGAGAGAAGGAAATGATGTGGCAATTTTAGCAACAGGACTTATGGTTTTAGAAGCCCTTGAGGCTACAAAATTATTGGAAGAAAAAGGTGTAAAGGCAAGAGTAATCAATGTTTCTACAATAAAACCTTTAGATAAAGAAACTGTTTTGAAAGCTGCAAAAGAATGTAAGTTTATTGTAACAAGTGAAGAACATTCTGTAATTGGAGGGCTTGGAAGCGCGGTTTCAGAATATTTGTCAGAAGTTCACCCAACAAAAGTGATAAAACACGGAATACAGGATATTTTTGGACAAAGTGCGGACGGAGAAACTATGCTTACGAATTACGGGCTTAGAGCGAAGGATATTGCAGAAACAGTTTTGAAAAATCTATAA
- the nusG gene encoding transcription termination/antitermination protein NusG — MTETKEKVENEIIYEKKWYIIHTYSGYEKKVAADLEKRIESLDLTDKVFRILVPEEEVLEEKRGKQVKVSRKLFPSYVMIEMLSVKEENELGLGYRVDSDAWYVIRNTNGVTGFVGVGSDPIPLSDEEASNLLAKIGIDVEGETSPRIDIDFKVGEVVEVKGGSFDGQQGEIAEIDYEHGKVKVMLEVLGRLTPVEVEHTEIAKIDY, encoded by the coding sequence GTGACTGAAACAAAGGAAAAAGTAGAAAATGAAATTATATATGAAAAAAAATGGTATATAATTCATACTTATTCTGGCTATGAAAAAAAAGTTGCGGCTGATTTGGAAAAAAGAATAGAGTCGCTAGATTTGACAGATAAAGTTTTTAGAATTTTAGTTCCAGAAGAAGAAGTTCTGGAAGAAAAACGTGGAAAACAAGTAAAAGTTTCAAGAAAGCTTTTTCCAAGTTATGTAATGATAGAAATGCTTTCTGTTAAGGAAGAAAATGAGTTAGGATTGGGATACCGTGTTGATAGTGATGCTTGGTATGTAATTAGAAATACAAACGGAGTAACTGGATTTGTTGGAGTTGGAAGTGATCCAATACCGTTATCTGATGAAGAAGCTTCAAATTTACTAGCTAAAATTGGAATTGATGTTGAAGGGGAAACTTCTCCGAGAATTGATATTGATTTTAAAGTTGGTGAAGTTGTTGAAGTAAAAGGTGGATCTTTTGATGGACAACAAGGTGAAATCGCAGAAATCGACTATGAACATGGAAAAGTAAAAGTAATGCTTGAAGTTTTAGGACGTTTGACTCCAGTAGAAGTTGAACATACTGAAATAGCAAAAATAGACTATTAA
- the rplL gene encoding 50S ribosomal protein L7/L12 produces MAFNKEQFIEDLKAMSVLELKEVVEAIEETFGVSAQPVAVAGGAAAGGAAAEEKTEFDVILVSPGGAKLAVIKEVRGITGLGLKEAKELVEAGGKAVKEGVSKEEAEAVKAQLEGAGATVELK; encoded by the coding sequence ATGGCATTTAATAAAGAACAATTTATAGAAGATTTAAAAGCTATGTCTGTATTAGAATTAAAAGAAGTAGTTGAAGCTATTGAAGAAACATTTGGAGTATCAGCTCAACCAGTGGCAGTTGCAGGAGGTGCAGCAGCAGGAGGTGCAGCAGCTGAAGAAAAAACTGAATTCGACGTAATCTTAGTATCTCCAGGAGGAGCTAAATTAGCAGTAATTAAAGAAGTAAGAGGAATTACAGGATTAGGACTTAAAGAAGCTAAAGAATTAGTTGAAGCTGGTGGAAAAGCAGTTAAAGAAGGAGTTTCTAAAGAAGAAGCTGAAGCTGTTAAAGCTCAATTAGAAGGTGCAGGAGCAACTGTAGAATTAAAATAG
- the rpoB gene encoding DNA-directed RNA polymerase subunit beta, whose amino-acid sequence MNKLIERYSFGKIVDRGEMPHFLEFQLNSYEDFLQTKVPPQKRENKGFEAIFNEIFPIESSNGLLKLEYLWYEIHDNDEPLNDELECKKRGKTYSGQLKVRLKLTNKRTGEIQETLVHFGDIPLMTDKATFIINGAERVVISQLHRSPGITFNKELNIQTGKDVFIGKIIPYKGTWLEFETDKNDILNVKIDRRKKVLLPVFLKAVDFFPNNAEIMNHFFEEKEVEVSELYEKYRDTELEEVLRSRLEGSFVKEDILDEETGEFVAEAEEIIDMPVIQRIIDAKVPVLSIWEVKPEDRIIANALVHDSTKNSDEAVIEVFRKLRPGDLVTVDSARSLVKQMFFNPQRYDLADVGRYKVNKRLKLDVPADVIVLTKEDVLQTIEYVKNLVSGEGFTDDIDNLSNRRVRGVGELLSIQIKGGMLKMSKMVREKMTIQDITTLTPQSLLNTKPLNALILEFFGSGQLSQFMDQSNPLSELTHKRRISALGPGGLSRDRAGFEVRDVHNSHYGRICPIETPEGPNIGLIASLSTYGKVNKYGFIETPFVKINDGKADFNDIRYLAADEEEGLFIAQADTPIDKDGNFLTDEVVCRYGDEIVHIDKSKVDILDVSPKQLVSVSAGLIPFLEHDDANRALMGSNMQRQAVPLLKTQAPYVGTGLERKVAVDSGAVITSKATGTVTFVDARKIIVTDEDGKDYYHRLLNFEKSNQSMCLHQKPIIDLGDKVKKGDIIADGPSTAGGDLALGKNILLAFMPWEGYNFEDGILISERLRKDDVFTSIHIEEFDIEARTTKLGDEEITREIPNVSEEALRNLDENGIIRIGAHVTPDDILVGKVTPKGETEPPAEEKLLRAIFGEKAKDVRDTSLRLPHGVKGTVVDVLELSKENGDDLKAGVNKLIRIYIAEKRKIMVGDKMSGRHGNKGVISRVLPVEDMPHLENGTPIDVCLNPLGVPSRMNIGQVLEVHLGLAIGDIDKYIATPVFDGASEEDVKNYLEEAGYSRTGKVKLIDGRTGQPFDNPVTVGRMYMLKLHHLVEDKMHARAIGPYSLVTQQPLGGKAQFGGQRLGEMEVWALEAYGASNILQEMLTVKSDDISGRTKTYEAIVKGQAMPEADAPESFRVLIKEFQSLGLDVALYDKDGEQIELDKNVDA is encoded by the coding sequence ATGAACAAACTTATTGAAAGATATAGTTTCGGAAAAATAGTAGATAGAGGGGAAATGCCGCATTTTTTGGAATTTCAGTTAAATTCATATGAAGATTTTTTGCAGACAAAAGTGCCGCCTCAAAAAAGAGAAAATAAAGGTTTTGAAGCAATCTTTAATGAAATTTTTCCAATCGAATCCAGTAATGGATTATTAAAATTAGAATATTTATGGTATGAAATTCACGATAATGATGAGCCTTTAAATGATGAATTAGAGTGTAAAAAAAGAGGTAAAACATATTCTGGTCAATTAAAAGTTAGACTAAAATTAACTAACAAAAGGACAGGAGAAATTCAGGAAACATTAGTTCATTTCGGAGATATACCACTTATGACCGATAAAGCGACGTTTATTATAAATGGTGCTGAAAGAGTCGTTATTTCTCAATTGCACAGATCACCAGGAATTACTTTTAACAAGGAATTGAATATTCAGACAGGAAAAGATGTGTTCATTGGGAAAATCATCCCTTATAAAGGAACATGGCTTGAATTTGAAACTGATAAAAATGATATTTTAAATGTAAAAATTGATAGAAGAAAGAAAGTTTTATTACCTGTATTTTTAAAAGCAGTGGATTTTTTTCCAAATAATGCAGAAATTATGAATCACTTTTTTGAAGAAAAAGAAGTTGAAGTGTCAGAACTTTATGAAAAATATAGAGATACTGAGCTGGAAGAAGTTTTACGTTCAAGATTAGAAGGAAGTTTTGTAAAAGAAGATATTTTAGATGAAGAAACTGGGGAATTTGTGGCGGAAGCTGAAGAAATTATTGATATGCCAGTTATCCAGAGAATAATTGATGCAAAAGTGCCTGTACTTAGTATCTGGGAAGTAAAACCTGAAGATAGAATTATTGCTAATGCTTTGGTTCATGATAGTACAAAAAACAGTGATGAGGCTGTTATAGAAGTGTTTAGAAAATTGCGTCCAGGAGACTTGGTAACTGTGGACAGTGCCAGATCGCTTGTTAAGCAGATGTTCTTTAATCCACAAAGATATGATTTGGCAGATGTCGGAAGATATAAAGTCAACAAAAGATTGAAACTGGATGTGCCAGCGGATGTAATCGTATTGACAAAAGAGGATGTTTTACAGACTATTGAATATGTAAAAAATCTTGTAAGTGGGGAAGGATTTACAGATGATATTGACAACTTGTCAAATAGACGTGTAAGAGGTGTTGGAGAGCTGCTTTCCATCCAAATAAAAGGTGGGATGCTTAAAATGTCTAAAATGGTCAGAGAAAAAATGACAATTCAAGATATCACAACATTGACACCACAAAGTTTATTAAATACAAAACCATTAAATGCTTTAATTCTTGAGTTTTTTGGAAGTGGACAGCTATCACAATTTATGGATCAGTCTAATCCGTTATCAGAATTGACTCATAAGAGAAGAATTTCAGCATTAGGACCAGGGGGACTTTCTAGAGATAGAGCAGGATTTGAGGTGCGTGACGTTCATAATTCACATTACGGAAGAATTTGTCCAATAGAAACTCCAGAGGGACCAAATATCGGACTTATCGCTTCTCTTTCGACTTATGGAAAAGTTAATAAATACGGATTTATTGAAACTCCGTTTGTAAAAATAAACGATGGAAAAGCTGATTTTAATGATATTAGATATTTAGCGGCTGATGAAGAGGAAGGACTGTTTATCGCACAGGCTGATACTCCTATTGACAAAGATGGGAACTTCTTGACTGATGAAGTTGTGTGCCGTTACGGAGATGAAATTGTGCATATTGATAAGTCAAAAGTTGACATTCTGGATGTGTCGCCTAAACAGCTAGTATCTGTTTCAGCAGGATTAATTCCATTCTTGGAACATGATGATGCCAATCGTGCGTTAATGGGGTCAAATATGCAGCGTCAAGCTGTACCATTATTAAAAACTCAGGCTCCTTATGTAGGAACTGGGCTTGAAAGAAAAGTTGCTGTGGATTCAGGGGCAGTTATTACTTCAAAAGCAACTGGAACTGTAACTTTTGTAGACGCAAGAAAAATTATTGTAACAGATGAGGATGGAAAAGATTATTATCATAGATTATTAAACTTTGAAAAATCTAACCAATCAATGTGCTTACATCAAAAGCCAATCATTGATTTGGGAGATAAAGTTAAAAAAGGTGATATTATTGCAGATGGACCGTCTACTGCAGGTGGAGATTTGGCGTTAGGTAAAAATATCCTGCTGGCATTTATGCCTTGGGAAGGGTATAACTTTGAGGATGGTATCCTTATTTCTGAAAGACTTAGAAAAGATGATGTGTTCACATCAATTCATATTGAGGAATTTGACATTGAGGCAAGAACTACAAAATTAGGTGATGAGGAAATTACAAGGGAAATTCCTAATGTTTCTGAAGAAGCCTTGAGAAATCTTGATGAAAATGGAATTATAAGAATAGGGGCTCACGTAACTCCTGATGATATTCTTGTTGGAAAAGTAACTCCTAAAGGAGAAACTGAACCACCAGCAGAAGAAAAATTACTGCGTGCAATCTTTGGGGAAAAGGCAAAAGATGTAAGAGATACTTCATTAAGACTTCCACATGGAGTAAAAGGTACTGTTGTGGATGTGCTTGAATTATCTAAGGAAAATGGAGATGACCTAAAAGCTGGAGTAAACAAACTAATCAGAATTTATATTGCAGAAAAAAGAAAAATAATGGTTGGGGATAAAATGTCTGGACGTCATGGAAACAAAGGGGTAATTTCAAGAGTATTGCCAGTCGAAGATATGCCGCATTTAGAAAATGGAACACCGATAGATGTTTGTCTTAACCCACTTGGAGTGCCATCACGTATGAATATCGGACAGGTTTTGGAAGTACATTTGGGACTTGCAATCGGAGATATTGACAAATATATTGCAACACCAGTATTTGATGGAGCAAGTGAAGAGGATGTTAAAAATTACTTGGAAGAAGCTGGATACAGCAGAACTGGTAAAGTAAAACTGATTGACGGAAGAACTGGACAGCCATTTGACAACCCAGTAACAGTTGGACGTATGTATATGTTAAAACTTCACCACTTGGTAGAGGACAAAATGCACGCCAGAGCAATCGGACCGTACTCACTTGTCACTCAGCAGCCACTTGGAGGAAAAGCTCAATTTGGTGGACAAAGACTTGGGGAAATGGAAGTTTGGGCATTGGAAGCCTACGGTGCATCAAATATCCTTCAAGAAATGCTTACAGTTAAATCAGACGACATCAGCGGAAGAACAAAAACTTATGAAGCTATCGTAAAAGGACAGGCAATGCCAGAAGCAGACGCTCCAGAATCATTTAGAGTATTAATTAAGGAATTCCAGTCACTTGGGCTAGATGTTGCTCTTTATGATAAAGATGGGGAACAAATTGAATTAGATAAGAATGTAGATGCTTAA
- the rpmG gene encoding 50S ribosomal protein L33: MRVQVILECTETKLRHYVTTKNKKTHPERLEMRKYNPVLKRHSLYREVK; this comes from the coding sequence ATGAGAGTACAAGTTATTTTAGAATGCACTGAAACTAAGTTGAGACATTATGTTACAACTAAAAATAAAAAAACTCATCCTGAAAGATTAGAAATGAGAAAATACAATCCAGTGCTTAAAAGACATTCTCTTTACAGAGAAGTTAAATAA
- a CDS encoding transketolase, whose amino-acid sequence MKIEDLQKEAKTLRKDIIEMIYRAKSGHPGGSLSIADILAVLYWKEMNVDPKNPKMENRDRLVLSKGHAAPALYAALIEKGFLGDEGKNLIPTLRKWHSPLQGHPDMKKLAGVEMSTGSLGQGLSAANGMALSAKIYNNDFRVYIILGDGELQEGQVWEAVMTAAHYKLDNLVAIVDYNNLQIDGKVSDVMDVAPIGEKFKAFNWSVIEIDGHNYEEIINALDTAKTVKGKPTVIVANTAKGKGVSFMENNPGFHGMAPNEEEYKKAMEELKED is encoded by the coding sequence ATGAAAATTGAAGATTTGCAAAAAGAGGCAAAAACATTGAGAAAAGATATTATTGAAATGATTTACAGGGCAAAATCAGGACATCCGGGAGGATCACTTTCGATTGCTGATATTCTGGCTGTACTTTACTGGAAAGAAATGAATGTTGACCCAAAAAATCCAAAAATGGAAAACAGAGATAGATTAGTTCTTAGTAAAGGTCATGCTGCTCCTGCACTGTATGCGGCTTTGATAGAAAAAGGATTTTTAGGAGATGAAGGGAAAAATCTTATTCCAACACTTAGAAAATGGCATTCTCCGCTTCAAGGGCATCCTGACATGAAAAAACTGGCTGGAGTTGAAATGTCAACAGGTTCACTTGGTCAAGGATTATCTGCGGCAAATGGAATGGCTTTGAGTGCAAAAATTTACAATAACGATTTCAGAGTTTATATAATTTTAGGAGATGGAGAATTGCAGGAAGGTCAAGTTTGGGAAGCGGTTATGACCGCGGCACATTACAAACTTGACAATCTTGTAGCAATAGTTGATTATAACAACTTACAGATTGACGGGAAAGTTTCGGATGTAATGGATGTCGCTCCGATTGGAGAAAAATTTAAGGCATTTAACTGGAGTGTAATTGAAATTGACGGTCATAATTATGAAGAGATTATAAATGCTCTTGATACAGCAAAAACTGTAAAAGGAAAACCAACAGTTATTGTTGCAAATACTGCAAAAGGTAAAGGTGTTTCATTTATGGAGAATAATCCTGGATTTCATGGAATGGCTCCGAATGAGGAAGAATACAAGAAGGCAATGGAAGAATTGAAGGAAGATTAG
- the secE gene encoding preprotein translocase subunit SecE, protein MSKFNLKEAFGNLREEYKKIYWPDKIEVYHVTVIVILMTAFIAIYTLLFDTAFNFVLAKISEVLKNLIGGA, encoded by the coding sequence ATGAGTAAATTTAATTTAAAAGAAGCTTTTGGAAATTTACGTGAAGAATATAAAAAAATATACTGGCCGGATAAAATTGAAGTTTATCATGTTACCGTAATTGTAATTTTGATGACAGCTTTTATAGCTATATATACACTTCTTTTTGATACGGCATTTAATTTTGTGTTAGCAAAAATAAGTGAAGTTTTAAAAAATCTTATAGGAGGCGCGTAA
- the rplJ gene encoding 50S ribosomal protein L10, giving the protein MPAQAKLEAVKGLVEKLKEAKAVVFVDYKGISVNEDTELRKNAREAGVEYFVAKNRLFKIALKEAGFDTNVDDLLEGTTSFALGYEDGVAPSKLIFDFGKKLKDKLTIKGGLLESERVDVSTVEALAKLPSRDELLGQIAYGLLSPVRMLAVALTNVAEQKETGEPAVAAE; this is encoded by the coding sequence TTGCCAGCACAAGCAAAATTAGAAGCGGTAAAAGGTTTAGTTGAAAAATTAAAAGAGGCTAAAGCAGTAGTATTTGTTGATTATAAAGGAATCAGCGTTAATGAAGATACTGAACTTCGTAAAAATGCTAGAGAAGCAGGAGTAGAATATTTCGTTGCTAAAAACAGATTGTTTAAGATAGCGTTGAAGGAAGCAGGATTTGATACAAATGTTGATGATTTATTAGAAGGAACTACATCGTTTGCATTAGGATATGAAGATGGAGTTGCACCATCTAAATTAATCTTTGATTTTGGAAAAAAATTAAAAGATAAATTGACAATTAAAGGTGGATTATTAGAATCTGAAAGAGTTGACGTGTCAACTGTGGAAGCATTGGCTAAATTACCATCAAGAGACGAATTACTTGGTCAAATTGCTTACGGATTGTTGTCGCCAGTTAGAATGTTGGCTGTTGCATTGACAAATGTTGCAGAACAAAAAGAAACTGGAGAACCAGCAGTAGCTGCAGAGTAA
- the rplA gene encoding 50S ribosomal protein L1, whose amino-acid sequence MAKRGKRYNDISQKVDKMKVYTPEEALELVFDTKSAKFVETVELAVRLGVDPRHADQQVRGTVSLPNGTGKTVRILAITSGENIDKALAAGADFAGDDEYINKIQNGWLDFDLVIATPDMMPKLGRLGRILGTKGLMPNPKSGTVTTNIEQTIQEFKKGKVAFKVDKLGSIHLPIGKVDFTKEAIVENFKVALDQIIKLKPAASKGQYLRTVAISLTMGPGIKVDPLLAGAFVAK is encoded by the coding sequence ATGGCAAAAAGAGGAAAAAGATATAACGACATTTCTCAAAAAGTAGATAAAATGAAAGTTTATACACCAGAAGAAGCATTAGAATTAGTTTTCGATACTAAAAGTGCTAAATTTGTTGAAACAGTAGAATTAGCAGTAAGATTAGGAGTAGATCCAAGACACGCTGATCAACAAGTAAGAGGTACAGTTTCATTACCAAATGGAACAGGAAAAACTGTAAGAATATTAGCTATTACAAGTGGAGAAAATATTGATAAAGCATTAGCTGCAGGAGCAGATTTTGCGGGAGACGACGAATACATCAACAAAATTCAAAATGGATGGCTAGATTTTGATTTAGTAATCGCTACGCCTGATATGATGCCTAAATTAGGAAGATTAGGAAGAATTTTAGGAACTAAAGGATTAATGCCTAACCCTAAATCAGGAACAGTTACAACAAATATTGAACAAACAATTCAAGAATTTAAAAAAGGAAAAGTTGCGTTTAAAGTTGATAAATTAGGATCAATTCACTTACCAATCGGTAAAGTTGATTTCACAAAAGAAGCTATCGTAGAAAACTTCAAAGTTGCATTAGACCAAATTATCAAATTAAAACCAGCTGCTTCAAAAGGACAATATTTAAGAACAGTTGCAATCTCATTAACTATGGGACCTGGAATCAAAGTTGATCCATTATTGGCTGGAGCATTTGTAGCTAAATAA